GTAGGGTGCCAGCGTGGTGGCAGCCAGCAATACCGTCGTGCTGACCGAGGAGTTCCGTGCTGCATTGGGGCTGCTGGCAGCGGGCCGGAACCTTTTCCTGACCGGTAAGGCCGGCACGGGCAAGTCGACGCTCATCCGCCACTTCATGGCCACCACCGATCGCAACGTCATGGTGGTCGCGCCGACCGGGATCGCGGCCCTCAACGTCGACGGCCACACCATCCACCGCCTGTTCGGATTCCGGCCCACCACAACACTGTCTGATATCGCCGGCGGCGACTACCGGCCCGGGCGCTTCACCAAAACGCTGGCCAAACTGCAGACCCTGATCATCGACGAAGCGTCCATGGTGCGTGCCGACGTGTTCGACATGATCGCGGGAGCGCTGCAGCGCTTCGGGCCGGAGCCTGGAACCGCGTTCGGTGGGGTTCAGGTGGTGTTGGTGGGCGACCTCTACCAGCTACCGCCGGTGATCACCGAGGGCGAACAACACTATTTCTCGACGACCTATGACACCCCGTACTTCTTTTCGGCCAACACCTTCCACCGTGCGGACTTCCCGAGCGTTTCGCTGACGACGGTGTTTCGCCAGCTCGGCGATGATCGGATGACCGCGATACTCAACGAGATTCGTGAAGGCGTGCTGCTCGGCCATGCGAGGGCGCACCTGGACGCCCGAGTGGATCCCGACTTCGTGCCGCCGGACGACGAACTGTGGCTGACGTTGGCGCCCACCAACAGGCTGGTCACCGCGCGCAATCGCCAGCAGCTGGAGCGGCTGCCCGGCGAGGAGATGGTGCACCGCGCCACCGAATCCGGCGACCTGTCGCTGTTCGACAAGCCGCTGGATGACGAGCTGCGCTTCAAGGTCGGCGCCCAGGTGATGATGCTCAACAACGATCAGACCGAGCGCTGGGTCAACGGCTCGATCGGCCGCGTGGTGGGGGTGGGCTACGACCGCCACGGTGCCGTGGTCGAAATCGAGTTCCCCAACGGCGACATCGCCGACGTCGCCCCGTTCACCTGGGAGGCCACCCGCCCGGTGGTCGAGGGCGGAACCTTGCGCCGCGACGTGGTCGGCACCTTCACCCAGTTGCCGTTCAAGCTGGCCTGGGCGATCACCATTCACAAGAGCCAAGGCCAGACCCTGGAGCGGCTGGTGGTGGATCTGTCCGGCGGCATGTTCTCCACCGGCCAGCTTTATGTGGCGTTGAGCCGCTGTACTTCGTTGGCCGGGCTCGTGCTCAAACGCCCTGTGCTGCCGAAGGATCTGAAGGTGGATCGCCGGATCGCCCGATTTCTGCGTGCTTCGGCCCACGGCGAACGCGTACGGCGCTACTGCGCGATCGGTTTGCTCACCGTGGGCGATGAGGGGCGGATGTCGCGGCCGCGCCCGGTGGAGTTGGCGGTGGCATTCGATGACGGCACCGCCGTGTCGACGCTGATCAATCCGCAGCGGGATCTGGCCGATGCCCGCCAGGCCTATCGAATCGGGGTGGCCGACGTGCTGCTGGCGCCCACGCTGCGGGAGGCCTGGGCGGTGATCGCGCCGATGCTGGCCGGCTGCACGCCGGTGGGCATCAAAGTCGACGAGACGCTGGGACTGATCGACTTCGAACTCAAGCGACTGGGTCAGGTGACTCCGATGCCGCTGGGAATCGACCTGCGGGGCACCAATATCACCGGCGAGACGGCGTTGCAGCGTGCCCGGACCGCACTCGAACGCCTCGACGGCGTCGACGTGGATTCCGGGTCGTCGCCGTTCGACGAACCCGACGAGAGCGACGCCCTCTCCGGAATCCTGCTCAGCCGCGATCCGGACGTCACAACCCCGACGGCAGAACACCTTCCGGCGCTGTCCGCGTTGTTGCGGATCAGCCGAACCCTCGGAGCGATCCTGCTGGGCACCAGTAGCGCCGATCAGGTGTCGGTGGCGGGGGAGACCAACTGGGAGCAGGCGGCGCGCCAGACCGCCGCCGACCAATTAGTCCTGGCGGCCACCCGCACCCGGCTACCGGACGAGGTGTCGGCGCGGCTGCGCGACGCATTGCGCGCGCTGGGCGCCGATGCCTTGGCCGCCGGGCTGGCGCAGACGCCGTCGATGACCGACAACATCGATGCGGTCCTGGTTCCCGGCGCCCGCGTCTGCTTCACCGGAACCGCGGTCGACGGCCAGGGCCGCGTGCTGGATCGCGACGAAATAGAACGGCGGGCTGCTGCGGCCGGGCTGGCGCCGGTGCGCTCGGTGACCAAGACGCGATGCGAGGTGCTGGTCATCGCCGAAGCGGGCACGCAGTCCGAAAAGGCCCGCAAAGCCCAGGACTACGGCAAGGCGGTGTTCACCGTGGACGAATTTCTGGGTTGGCTCGCGCGCCGGTGAGCGGCGGACCTCAGTCCAAGTCCGCCAAGGCTTTGCGCGCGGCGTCGAGTTCGGCTTCGAGCGCGGCCACCCGGGCGGCATGCTGGGAACGCGCCTCGTCCATCAGTGCCTCGATCGGGGCGAACAGGTCCTCGTGCAGTTCCTTGGCGGCCCGCGACACCGCGGCCGCCGCGACTGCGAGGTTGCGCACCAGATAGCTGCTGCCCTGCTTGATCTCGGCGTGCCACTCGCCGTCGGCGGTACCGGTCACGGTCAGCGTCAACTCGAGCGTCTTGGCCTTCTTCCCGGCCGACTTCTTGACCGGCTCCTTGGCCCCGGGGACTTCGGGGACCTCGGGAGCCTCGGGAGCCTCGGGAGCAGCGGGAGTCTCGGTGGCGGTAGCAGCCTCGGGGGCGAACGTGGGTGCAGTCATAATCGTGGCGACCTCCTTGCTCATTCGTCGCCCGCGGCGGCGGGCAAGCTCACCGCTCATTAGAACACATGTTCGACAAGGTTGGTTCGTCCGGTCACCCGCGATGCCCGATGCCACACCCTATGCTGGGGCGACGTCCCCGACGCCGAGGAACCCGACGTGCCGCTGAACTCTCGAGCCCACACCCCGACGGTCGCGGTGTCCGCGCGGACCGAATACCTGTCCGACCGGCACTGCGGGGCTGCCACGCTCGCGGCGTTGCTGTTGGGGGCGGGGCTGATCGCGTTGGTCGTACTGAATCTGGCCGGGGCAACTGCGGTGGTGATCGCGACGACGACGGCGGCGTTGATCACCGCTTCGCTGGGTGCGGGTGCTTACGGACGACTCGGCGACCGGGCGGCGATTGTGATCACTCTCGACTCGCAGGCCGTGTATTTCGGTAACGAGGACCGCGAGATCGTGAG
The window above is part of the Mycolicibacter sp. MU0102 genome. Proteins encoded here:
- a CDS encoding AAA family ATPase — its product is MVAASNTVVLTEEFRAALGLLAAGRNLFLTGKAGTGKSTLIRHFMATTDRNVMVVAPTGIAALNVDGHTIHRLFGFRPTTTLSDIAGGDYRPGRFTKTLAKLQTLIIDEASMVRADVFDMIAGALQRFGPEPGTAFGGVQVVLVGDLYQLPPVITEGEQHYFSTTYDTPYFFSANTFHRADFPSVSLTTVFRQLGDDRMTAILNEIREGVLLGHARAHLDARVDPDFVPPDDELWLTLAPTNRLVTARNRQQLERLPGEEMVHRATESGDLSLFDKPLDDELRFKVGAQVMMLNNDQTERWVNGSIGRVVGVGYDRHGAVVEIEFPNGDIADVAPFTWEATRPVVEGGTLRRDVVGTFTQLPFKLAWAITIHKSQGQTLERLVVDLSGGMFSTGQLYVALSRCTSLAGLVLKRPVLPKDLKVDRRIARFLRASAHGERVRRYCAIGLLTVGDEGRMSRPRPVELAVAFDDGTAVSTLINPQRDLADARQAYRIGVADVLLAPTLREAWAVIAPMLAGCTPVGIKVDETLGLIDFELKRLGQVTPMPLGIDLRGTNITGETALQRARTALERLDGVDVDSGSSPFDEPDESDALSGILLSRDPDVTTPTAEHLPALSALLRISRTLGAILLGTSSADQVSVAGETNWEQAARQTAADQLVLAATRTRLPDEVSARLRDALRALGADALAAGLAQTPSMTDNIDAVLVPGARVCFTGTAVDGQGRVLDRDEIERRAAAAGLAPVRSVTKTRCEVLVIAEAGTQSEKARKAQDYGKAVFTVDEFLGWLARR
- a CDS encoding DUF6319 family protein, with the protein product MTAPTFAPEAATATETPAAPEAPEAPEVPEVPGAKEPVKKSAGKKAKTLELTLTVTGTADGEWHAEIKQGSSYLVRNLAVAAAAVSRAAKELHEDLFAPIEALMDEARSQHAARVAALEAELDAARKALADLD